One Paraburkholderia kururiensis DNA window includes the following coding sequences:
- the bamC gene encoding outer membrane protein assembly factor BamC translates to MTDFYQRLATRTAALLMAGGLVAGCSSPTPGAIDYRSDTRAKQSTLAVPPNMLEETADQRSLPPQGGATTLSQLEQVQKAAPQSGTVAVVPAVSGMHLQRDGTESWLVVDSKSPDQLWPQIRRFWQEQGFLLVVDQRDKRVMETDWNETHPQINEGFIRNTLSKAMGNSYVAAERNKYRTRLEQAPDGGTYVFISQKGLHEALSGPNNETSKWVERPNDPGLEVEYLKRLMASLQLADSRSASGDTQGTPIATQAPASGAAKSAAAATAAQNAALAAQQPLPEELSKATSAQYTATELTLGEPYDRAWLRVGLALDRSNFTVDDRDRNRGLYFIRYVDPKDMSSAEQGFWSQVFHGRKEKVAKQYRVNVRAVTENQTRVAVVDDKGNVDTSAPARQIMSLVVDQLH, encoded by the coding sequence ATGACTGATTTCTATCAACGTCTTGCCACACGGACGGCCGCTCTGTTGATGGCAGGCGGGCTGGTCGCCGGCTGCAGCTCGCCGACGCCGGGTGCTATCGATTACCGCAGCGACACGAGGGCCAAGCAATCCACGCTGGCCGTGCCGCCCAACATGCTGGAGGAGACTGCCGACCAGCGCTCGCTGCCCCCGCAAGGCGGCGCAACCACGCTCTCGCAACTGGAGCAGGTTCAAAAGGCGGCGCCGCAATCCGGCACCGTTGCCGTCGTACCGGCCGTCTCGGGCATGCATCTGCAGCGCGACGGCACCGAAAGCTGGCTCGTCGTGGACAGCAAGTCGCCCGACCAGCTTTGGCCGCAGATCCGCCGCTTCTGGCAGGAGCAGGGCTTCCTGCTCGTGGTCGATCAGCGCGATAAGCGCGTGATGGAGACGGACTGGAACGAAACCCATCCGCAGATCAACGAAGGGTTCATCCGCAACACGCTCTCGAAGGCCATGGGCAATTCGTACGTGGCCGCGGAGCGCAACAAGTACCGCACGCGTCTCGAACAGGCGCCGGACGGCGGCACTTACGTCTTCATCAGCCAGAAGGGTTTGCATGAAGCGCTCTCCGGCCCGAACAACGAGACCAGCAAGTGGGTCGAGAGGCCCAACGATCCCGGCCTCGAAGTGGAGTATCTGAAGCGGCTCATGGCGTCGCTGCAACTCGCCGACTCGCGTTCGGCCTCGGGCGACACGCAGGGCACGCCCATCGCGACGCAGGCGCCTGCGTCGGGCGCGGCGAAGTCCGCTGCGGCCGCAACGGCGGCGCAGAACGCCGCGCTTGCCGCGCAACAACCGTTGCCGGAGGAGTTGAGCAAGGCGACGTCGGCGCAATACACTGCGACGGAACTCACGCTGGGCGAGCCGTATGACCGTGCGTGGCTGCGCGTGGGTCTTGCGCTCGACCGCAGCAACTTCACCGTCGACGACCGCGACCGCAATCGCGGCCTGTACTTCATCCGCTACGTCGATCCGAAGGACATGAGTTCGGCCGAGCAGGGCTTCTGGAGCCAGGTGTTCCATGGCCGCAAGGAGAAGGTCGCCAAGCAGTACCGCGTCAACGTGCGGGCCGTGACCGAGAACCAGACGCGCGTGGCCGTGGTGGACGACAAGGGCAACGTGGACACGTCCGCGCCGGCCCGGCAGATCATGAGCCTCGTGGTCGATCAGTTGCACTGA
- a CDS encoding NBR1-Ig-like domain-containing protein — translation MASKVSFLANNPPSCTLLQEKHVRQKQETLRALIARRGRELGKSMTAIARQAGLSRTYLYGLAGGAAQDPSVRTLVKLAKAIEVSPLLLFRYYADLGGAPTKGAPVAPTNRATGVHDPQDVAVFNADVTTPDHAVVLPGEVFQKVWEIQNVGKRLWSGRRLVRVDGEYVMARRTPHKTELEIVLDAHLSSLHREIAIPDTHPGQPVRLAVDFAAPRESCTVASIWRIEDSDGQPCYGPSFILHVVVTVMAR, via the coding sequence GTGGCAAGCAAAGTGTCCTTTTTGGCGAACAACCCACCGAGCTGCACGCTATTGCAGGAGAAGCACGTGCGACAAAAGCAGGAGACGCTTCGCGCATTGATCGCCCGCCGAGGTCGGGAACTTGGCAAATCGATGACCGCCATTGCGAGGCAGGCGGGCTTGTCGAGAACGTATCTTTACGGACTCGCAGGCGGGGCTGCGCAAGATCCGTCCGTCCGGACGCTGGTGAAACTTGCGAAGGCCATTGAAGTGTCGCCGCTGCTACTGTTCCGCTACTACGCCGACCTGGGGGGCGCACCAACGAAAGGAGCACCGGTAGCCCCTACCAATCGGGCGACGGGCGTGCACGACCCACAGGATGTCGCCGTTTTTAATGCTGACGTCACCACTCCGGACCACGCCGTTGTCTTGCCTGGCGAAGTGTTCCAGAAAGTGTGGGAGATTCAGAACGTGGGCAAACGCCTCTGGTCGGGCAGGCGCCTCGTGCGGGTCGATGGTGAGTACGTCATGGCGCGGCGTACGCCGCACAAGACCGAGCTGGAGATAGTGCTCGATGCGCACTTGTCGAGCCTGCATCGTGAGATTGCGATTCCCGATACCCATCCGGGACAGCCGGTGCGCCTCGCCGTCGACTTTGCCGCACCCAGGGAAAGCTGCACGGTCGCGTCGATCTGGCGCATCGAGGACAGCGACGGACAGCCCTGTTATGGACCGTCGTTCATCCTGCACGTGGTCGTCACCGTCATGGCTCGGTAG
- a CDS encoding 2OG-Fe(II) oxygenase family protein, producing the protein MTPTMMESYALLIDGFSAITDETKRSYCFVDETDGFLPFGSEYAHTKANPDLCERFCYWHAHSAKRQLHPFSQTRYLSAAIAYEREICGLAQRLIDGVCQEFNAPSFPPIRDSSYLQLCVYGSSHPGSERQFAQDPHEDGHLLTFIRPTLDGLVILRGRSLEPVRLLENELAVLSGSLLTQLSDCAIPATYHAVLNPARPRKRSSLIYFANPDGTQEFVGFRRRQRVDLFRAMNDRHTGFGNKPIFQQPELA; encoded by the coding sequence ATGACGCCGACGATGATGGAGAGCTATGCCTTACTGATCGATGGCTTTTCCGCAATTACCGATGAGACTAAACGAAGTTACTGCTTCGTCGACGAGACCGACGGCTTCCTCCCTTTTGGTTCGGAGTACGCCCATACGAAGGCCAACCCCGATCTTTGCGAGCGCTTTTGCTACTGGCACGCGCATAGCGCCAAACGTCAGTTGCATCCCTTCAGCCAAACGCGCTATTTAAGCGCTGCTATAGCCTATGAGCGTGAGATCTGCGGTCTGGCTCAGCGTCTTATCGACGGAGTTTGTCAGGAATTCAACGCTCCATCATTCCCGCCCATCCGTGACAGTTCCTACCTCCAGCTGTGTGTTTATGGCTCTTCGCATCCAGGCAGTGAGCGCCAATTCGCGCAAGACCCCCATGAAGACGGTCATCTGCTGACGTTCATTCGGCCAACGCTGGATGGGCTTGTCATCTTGCGGGGTAGATCGCTGGAGCCCGTTCGCCTGCTTGAAAACGAGCTGGCTGTGTTGTCTGGTTCGCTGCTAACCCAGTTGTCGGATTGTGCGATTCCCGCGACCTACCATGCGGTTCTGAACCCCGCTCGGCCACGCAAACGGAGTTCGCTCATTTACTTTGCGAATCCCGATGGCACGCAAGAATTCGTCGGCTTTCGCCGGAGGCAGCGAGTCGATTTGTTCCGCGCGATGAACGACCGCCACACAGGCTTCGGCAACAAGCCGATCTTCCAGCAACCGGAGCTGGCTTGA
- a CDS encoding LysE/ArgO family amino acid transporter, translating to MNGSPPSLFLEGFLLGAALFSAPGPKDTLVIRQGVSGGAIWGIVIVCVVADALLIIVGAAGVGTLLDHHPRIVSFILFAGAAYLAWFGGQRFVACVENKSMPNMGNGAICAHRGVLRTAVALSFANPYAWLDTVILIGSTGAAKPEGQRVSFLIGTIAASSIWFTLLAASSRKLSGLFRYPVAWRWLDGIIALLMAYLTVGLLHDSARLF from the coding sequence ATGAACGGTTCGCCGCCATCGCTGTTTCTTGAGGGGTTTCTGCTAGGTGCCGCCCTGTTCTCTGCGCCCGGACCGAAAGACACCCTGGTTATTCGCCAGGGTGTCAGTGGCGGTGCTATCTGGGGCATCGTTATCGTATGCGTCGTCGCCGACGCTCTTCTGATCATCGTGGGCGCTGCCGGTGTCGGCACGCTACTCGACCATCACCCTCGCATCGTGTCGTTCATTCTGTTTGCCGGAGCAGCGTATCTCGCGTGGTTCGGCGGGCAGCGCTTCGTCGCATGCGTCGAGAACAAGTCCATGCCGAACATGGGCAACGGCGCAATATGCGCCCATCGTGGTGTGCTGCGCACGGCCGTTGCCCTCAGCTTCGCCAACCCGTATGCATGGCTGGATACCGTGATTCTCATCGGCTCCACGGGAGCAGCCAAGCCGGAAGGACAGCGAGTCTCGTTCTTGATCGGCACCATCGCCGCATCGAGTATCTGGTTCACGCTCCTCGCCGCCAGTAGCCGCAAGCTTTCGGGACTCTTCAGGTATCCGGTGGCGTGGCGCTGGCTTGACGGGATCATTGCGCTACTGATGGCATACCTTACCGTCGGGTTACTGCACGATTCCGCGCGTCTCTTCTAG
- a CDS encoding DMT family transporter encodes MNIKNVFQLVILAALWGASFLFIRVGVTGFGVAPLVAVRVGIGALFLLVVLFARRPARDAVATLRERALPLVVVGVLNSAAPFCLLSYAEFTLSAGVTSVINATTPLWGALVAFVWLKDRLGALRSVGMALGFVGVLMLVWDQIATPHAGAAASAASPFATTLAAAAALGATLLYGIAANYTKKYLTGVDALTVAAGTMTGATVLLVPPAIASWPSAPIPLDAWGAVIALGVACTGIAYVMYFHLIATAGPARAMTVTFVIPVFGILWGALFLDEHVSAGMLAGCGVILAGTALATGAIRRMPGLQRREPSAPCRGETRG; translated from the coding sequence ATGAATATCAAGAACGTCTTCCAGCTCGTCATTCTCGCCGCATTGTGGGGCGCCTCCTTCCTGTTCATTCGCGTCGGCGTGACCGGCTTCGGCGTGGCGCCGCTCGTTGCCGTGCGCGTGGGGATCGGCGCGCTGTTCCTTCTCGTTGTGCTGTTCGCGCGACGTCCCGCGCGCGACGCCGTCGCCACGCTGCGCGAGCGCGCCCTGCCGCTCGTCGTGGTCGGCGTGCTCAATTCGGCGGCGCCGTTCTGCCTCCTCTCGTATGCGGAGTTCACGCTGTCGGCCGGAGTGACGTCCGTCATCAACGCAACCACGCCGCTGTGGGGAGCGCTCGTCGCGTTTGTGTGGCTCAAGGACCGGCTCGGCGCGCTGCGCAGCGTCGGCATGGCGCTGGGTTTCGTGGGCGTGCTCATGCTTGTCTGGGATCAGATCGCGACGCCGCATGCAGGCGCGGCGGCATCGGCCGCTTCGCCGTTCGCCACGACGCTTGCCGCAGCAGCGGCGCTCGGCGCGACGTTGCTCTACGGCATCGCGGCCAACTATACGAAGAAGTATCTGACCGGCGTGGACGCCCTCACCGTCGCCGCAGGCACGATGACGGGCGCCACCGTTCTGCTTGTGCCGCCGGCCATCGCGTCATGGCCCTCGGCACCGATTCCGCTCGACGCATGGGGCGCCGTGATCGCGCTCGGCGTCGCGTGCACGGGCATCGCGTACGTCATGTACTTCCATCTGATTGCGACGGCTGGGCCGGCACGCGCGATGACCGTCACGTTCGTCATTCCGGTGTTCGGCATTCTGTGGGGCGCGCTCTTTCTGGATGAGCACGTATCCGCGGGCATGCTCGCAGGCTGCGGCGTGATTCTGGCGGGCACGGCCCTCGCCACCGGCGCGATCCGACGCATGCCGGGGCTGCAGCGACGTGAACCGTCCGCGCCGTGCCGGGGGGAAACGCGCGGGTGA
- a CDS encoding L-lactate permease, translating to MFHQLLTPIGNALLPSFIVAALPIVVVLVLLGWARRPAWQASLAGLVVGLVVAIFGWRFPVGLAFNAVAAGAVFAIWPVMWIVFAAILLYNIAQRSGRFAAFRMWLLDNMPNDRRVVLVVVGFSFGALFEGISGFGTPVAITSSLLILLGFPTLEALTFTLIFNTAPVAFGALGVPITVLGAVTHLPADTLGKMVGRQLPFFALLLPFYVIAVYAGFRNMLRVWPVLLVSGFSFALTQFVTSNYISYSLTDVLSSLVSLILTIAFVRVWKPLPDPQFAINVDREKEVRGDISGMAGWYPWLIVSAVVIVWTVAKIFAIGDVKIPWPGLDKAVYITLYNAPYGAVWDFQPLATGTAILVAAIITAFVVGLKPREFGCAIVDTWVQTRIAILTVATIVGLAYLMNYSGLNYTLGLGVASVGAFFPLVSAFLGWVAVFLSGSDTSGNALFGNLQVVAARQLDLHPVLMAATNSSGGVMGKMISPQNISTGVATTHLKGQEGHVFAKTFKHSILLTILLGILVWIQQYVLPGMIPH from the coding sequence ATGTTTCATCAACTGCTCACCCCTATCGGCAACGCGCTGTTGCCGTCGTTCATCGTCGCCGCGCTTCCCATCGTCGTCGTGCTCGTGCTGCTCGGCTGGGCGCGGCGGCCCGCGTGGCAGGCGTCGCTCGCCGGGCTCGTCGTGGGGCTTGTCGTCGCCATCTTCGGCTGGCGGTTTCCCGTCGGCCTCGCGTTCAATGCCGTCGCAGCCGGCGCCGTGTTCGCGATCTGGCCGGTCATGTGGATCGTCTTCGCCGCGATCCTGCTCTACAACATCGCGCAGCGCTCGGGACGTTTCGCGGCGTTCCGCATGTGGCTGCTCGACAACATGCCGAACGACCGGCGCGTCGTACTCGTCGTGGTGGGCTTCTCGTTCGGCGCGCTGTTCGAAGGCATTTCGGGCTTCGGCACGCCGGTCGCGATCACGAGTTCGCTGCTGATCCTGCTCGGCTTCCCGACGCTCGAAGCGCTTACGTTCACGCTCATCTTCAACACCGCGCCCGTCGCGTTCGGCGCACTCGGTGTGCCGATCACGGTGCTGGGTGCGGTCACCCACCTGCCCGCCGACACGCTCGGCAAGATGGTCGGCCGCCAGTTGCCGTTTTTTGCGCTGCTGCTGCCGTTCTACGTGATCGCGGTCTATGCGGGCTTTCGCAACATGCTGCGCGTGTGGCCCGTGCTGCTGGTTTCGGGTTTTTCGTTCGCGCTCACGCAGTTCGTCACGTCGAACTACATCAGCTATAGCTTGACCGACGTGCTCTCCTCGCTCGTTTCGCTGATCCTCACGATCGCGTTCGTGCGCGTGTGGAAGCCGTTGCCGGATCCGCAGTTCGCCATCAACGTCGACCGCGAGAAAGAAGTGCGCGGCGACATCAGCGGCATGGCGGGCTGGTACCCGTGGCTCATCGTGTCGGCTGTGGTGATCGTGTGGACCGTTGCGAAGATCTTCGCGATCGGCGACGTCAAGATTCCGTGGCCCGGCCTCGACAAGGCGGTCTACATCACGCTCTACAACGCACCGTATGGCGCGGTGTGGGACTTCCAGCCGCTCGCCACGGGCACGGCCATTCTGGTGGCCGCGATCATCACGGCATTCGTCGTGGGACTGAAGCCGCGCGAGTTCGGCTGCGCCATCGTCGATACCTGGGTCCAGACGCGCATCGCCATCTTGACGGTGGCCACGATCGTGGGGCTCGCGTATCTCATGAACTACTCGGGACTCAACTACACGCTCGGTCTCGGCGTGGCGTCGGTGGGGGCGTTCTTTCCGCTCGTCTCCGCGTTCCTCGGCTGGGTGGCGGTGTTCCTCTCGGGCAGCGATACCTCGGGCAACGCGCTCTTCGGCAATCTGCAGGTGGTGGCCGCGCGCCAGCTCGACCTGCATCCCGTGCTGATGGCGGCGACCAATTCGTCGGGCGGCGTGATGGGCAAGATGATCTCGCCGCAAAACATCTCGACGGGCGTGGCCACCACCCATCTCAAGGGCCAGGAAGGCCACGTCTTCGCGAAGACGTTCAAGCATTCGATCCTGCTCACCATCCTGCTCGGCATTCTCGTGTGGATTCAGCAGTACGTTCTGCCAGGGATGATTCCGCACTGA